A single window of Bradyrhizobium daqingense DNA harbors:
- a CDS encoding SDR family oxidoreductase: MSDLFDVSKETILVTGASQGLGRQFARVLAAHGASVALAARQTEKLKNLEEEIRGKGGRAAAVALDVTDTASIAKAVDAAEAALGPVTVLINNAGIAIEKLATEQTEADWDAVIGANLKGAYFLATEVARRMIARGQHGNIVNIASVLGTGVLKAVSPYAISKAGILQATKAMALELAGQNIRINALAPGYIDTEMNHAFWSTPAGERLAKRIPQRRVGAESDLDGAILLLASNASRYMTGSVVTVDGGFLLN; this comes from the coding sequence ATGTCAGACCTATTCGACGTCAGTAAAGAAACCATCCTCGTTACTGGCGCGAGCCAGGGACTGGGGCGGCAATTTGCCCGGGTGCTGGCGGCTCATGGTGCATCCGTCGCGCTCGCCGCGCGCCAGACCGAGAAGCTGAAGAACCTGGAAGAGGAAATCCGCGGCAAAGGTGGCCGCGCCGCCGCGGTCGCGCTCGACGTCACCGACACCGCCTCGATCGCGAAGGCCGTCGATGCCGCGGAAGCCGCGCTCGGCCCGGTCACTGTGCTGATCAACAATGCGGGCATCGCCATCGAGAAGCTCGCGACCGAGCAGACCGAGGCCGATTGGGACGCCGTGATCGGCGCCAATCTCAAGGGCGCCTATTTCCTCGCGACGGAAGTGGCGCGGCGCATGATCGCGCGCGGGCAGCACGGCAACATCGTCAACATCGCCTCCGTGCTCGGCACCGGCGTGCTCAAGGCGGTGTCGCCTTACGCGATCTCCAAGGCCGGCATCCTCCAGGCCACGAAGGCGATGGCGCTGGAACTCGCCGGCCAGAACATCCGCATCAATGCGCTGGCGCCCGGCTACATCGACACCGAGATGAACCACGCCTTCTGGTCGACGCCCGCAGGCGAGCGCCTGGCCAAGCGCATCCCCCAGCGCCGCGTCGGCGCCGAATCCGATCTCGACGGCGCGATCCTGCTGCTGGCCTCGAACGCGTCGCGATACATGACGGGGAGCGTGGTGACGGTGGACGGCGGGTTCTTGTTGAATTGA
- a CDS encoding CvpA family protein: MNSFDLAVYSALAIAVGLGFRTGLLRSAMTILAYLLAAPMAVTLMPLIVPQIAANPNPPLLQNWIWFFAIFVVVGMLLGHIGRVALNDTVGEAGIGDRLGGAALGAARVGLVATTLVLVFDQIVPVNHQPPFLAGSHLRPLFSTVGRMGFKSLPPDAADAIDRLKRERRI, from the coding sequence ATGAACAGCTTCGATCTTGCGGTCTATTCGGCACTCGCCATTGCGGTCGGCCTCGGTTTCAGGACCGGCCTGCTGCGCAGCGCCATGACGATCCTCGCCTATCTCCTCGCCGCGCCGATGGCAGTGACGCTGATGCCGCTGATCGTGCCGCAGATCGCGGCCAATCCGAATCCACCACTGCTGCAGAACTGGATCTGGTTCTTCGCCATCTTCGTTGTGGTCGGCATGCTGCTCGGCCATATCGGCCGCGTCGCGCTGAACGACACCGTTGGCGAAGCCGGCATCGGCGACCGGCTCGGCGGCGCGGCGCTCGGCGCGGCCAGGGTCGGCCTCGTCGCCACCACGCTGGTGCTGGTGTTCGACCAGATCGTGCCGGTCAACCACCAGCCGCCGTTCCTGGCCGGCTCGCATCTGCGGCCGCTGTTCTCGACGGTCGGGCGGATGGGATTCAAGTCGCTGCCGCCGGACGCCGCGGACGCGATCGATCGTCTCAAGCGGGAGCGGCGCATCTGA
- a CDS encoding SDR family oxidoreductase, with product MDLGIKGRRAIVCASSKGLGRACAISLAEAGVHVTLTARGAEALKKTADEIRKAYPDVTVTEIVGDITTPAGREAVLKACPDPDILINNAGGPPPGDFRNWTRDDWIKAIDANMLTPIELIKSTVDGMMARKFGRIVNITSAAVKAPIDILGLSNGARAGLTGFIAGLSRKTVINNVTINGLLPGPFETDRLTGTAKAEADKRGVTPEQILTERAKLNPAGRFGQPDEFGYACAFLCGAKAGFITGQNILLDGGAFPGTL from the coding sequence GTGGATCTTGGGATCAAAGGTCGCCGCGCCATCGTCTGCGCATCCAGCAAGGGCCTCGGGCGCGCCTGCGCCATCTCGTTGGCGGAGGCCGGCGTTCACGTCACGCTGACTGCGCGCGGCGCCGAAGCCCTGAAGAAGACGGCTGACGAGATCCGCAAGGCCTACCCTGACGTCACCGTCACCGAGATCGTCGGCGACATCACGACGCCGGCGGGCCGCGAGGCGGTGCTGAAGGCCTGCCCCGATCCCGACATCCTGATCAACAATGCCGGCGGCCCGCCGCCCGGCGATTTCCGCAACTGGACGCGAGACGACTGGATCAAGGCGATCGACGCCAACATGCTCACCCCGATCGAGCTGATCAAGTCGACGGTTGACGGCATGATGGCGCGGAAGTTCGGCCGCATCGTCAACATCACCTCGGCGGCGGTGAAGGCGCCGATCGACATTCTCGGCCTGTCCAACGGCGCGCGCGCCGGCCTCACCGGCTTCATCGCCGGCCTGTCGCGCAAGACCGTGATCAACAACGTTACCATCAACGGCCTGTTGCCGGGCCCGTTCGAGACCGACCGTCTGACCGGCACTGCCAAGGCCGAGGCCGACAAGCGCGGCGTCACGCCGGAGCAGATTCTGACCGAGCGCGCCAAGCTCAATCCCGCCGGCCGCTTCGGCCAGCCCGACGAGTTCGGCTATGCCTGCGCCTTCTTGTGCGGCGCCAAGGCCGGCTTCATCACCGGGCAGAACATCCTGCTGGATGGCGGCGCGTTCCCCGGGACGCTGTGA
- a CDS encoding DUF3775 domain-containing protein produces the protein MPELAISAEKVAFIIEKARQFDVKEGASDPDSGSNAADDDMMDVLDDDGSDPVVNELGSFMIALNEDEQLDLVALTWLGRGDGTIDDWSDLRARAVEARSEYRSPRRETVHYLLGEPMLGDLLADGLDAFGIDWTDERTTADSAAPSQQDEDEPTKQR, from the coding sequence ATGCCAGAGCTTGCGATTTCCGCGGAGAAGGTCGCCTTCATCATCGAGAAGGCGCGTCAATTCGACGTCAAGGAGGGGGCGTCCGATCCCGATTCCGGCTCGAACGCGGCCGACGACGATATGATGGACGTCCTCGACGACGACGGCTCCGATCCCGTCGTCAACGAGCTCGGCAGCTTCATGATCGCGTTGAACGAGGACGAGCAGCTCGATCTCGTCGCGTTGACCTGGCTCGGTCGCGGTGACGGTACCATTGATGATTGGAGCGATCTGCGCGCCCGGGCCGTGGAGGCGAGGAGCGAGTATCGCAGCCCGCGCCGCGAGACCGTGCATTATCTGCTCGGCGAACCTATGCTGGGCGATCTGCTCGCCGACGGGCTCGACGCATTCGGCATCGACTGGACCGACGAACGCACGACGGCCGATTCCGCCGCTCCGAGCCAGCAGGACGAAGACGAGCCGACGAAGCAGCGGTGA
- a CDS encoding MBL fold metallo-hydrolase, with the protein MQWKVGKVKITKFVEMETIGSTRFILPAATNDEIQKLPWLIPHFATEEGRLKMSIHSLVVETPSRRIVVDTGLGNDKQGRGVPTWNNRSTPFLETMTAAGFPPDSIDTVLCTHLHVDHVGWNTRLVDGRWVPTFPKARYVFGKTEYEHWRDYTAEPDKVAVFDDSVKPVVDAGQAELVRSDHRLCEEIRLIPTPGHSPGHMSVLIECDGEQALLTGDVAHHPCQMAYLDWCSTVDTDPAQSAASRHALFSRFADTPTLVIGGHYSAGHIKRDGDAFRFVALG; encoded by the coding sequence ATGCAGTGGAAGGTCGGCAAGGTCAAGATCACGAAATTTGTCGAAATGGAGACGATCGGTTCAACCCGTTTCATCCTGCCGGCCGCGACCAACGACGAGATCCAGAAGCTGCCCTGGCTGATCCCGCATTTCGCCACCGAAGAAGGGCGACTGAAAATGTCGATCCACTCGCTGGTGGTGGAAACACCTTCGCGCCGGATCGTCGTCGACACCGGCCTTGGCAACGACAAGCAGGGCCGCGGCGTCCCCACCTGGAACAACCGCAGCACACCGTTCCTGGAGACCATGACCGCGGCAGGGTTTCCGCCTGACAGCATCGACACCGTGCTGTGCACGCATCTTCACGTCGACCATGTCGGCTGGAACACGCGACTGGTCGACGGCCGATGGGTGCCGACATTTCCGAAGGCGCGCTACGTCTTCGGCAAGACCGAATATGAACACTGGCGTGATTACACCGCCGAGCCGGACAAGGTCGCGGTGTTCGATGATTCCGTGAAGCCGGTGGTCGATGCCGGCCAGGCCGAGCTCGTCCGGAGCGACCACCGGCTCTGCGAGGAGATCAGGCTGATCCCGACCCCAGGACACAGCCCGGGACATATGAGCGTCCTGATCGAGTGCGATGGCGAACAGGCGCTTCTGACCGGCGACGTCGCCCATCATCCCTGTCAGATGGCGTATCTCGACTGGTGCTCGACGGTGGATACCGACCCCGCGCAATCGGCGGCAAGCCGGCACGCATTGTTCTCGCGCTTTGCCGACACGCCGACGCTGGTGATCGGCGGTCATTATTCGGCCGGGCATATCAAGCGCGACGGCGACGCGTTCAGGTTCGTGGCGCTGGGGTGA
- a CDS encoding fumarylacetoacetate hydrolase family protein: protein MKLVRYGEKGAEKPGLIDKSGQLRDLSAHVKDLTGEAYSPDTLKKLAAIDPASLPAISGKPRFGAPVTGISKFVAIGLNYSDHAKETGAAIPTEPIIFMKANTSLSGPNDAVEKPRGSTKLDWEVEIAAIIGTRAKYVSEADALNYVAGYCVCNDVSERNFQTERLGQWTKGKSHDTFGPLGPWLATKDEIKDVQDLSMWLDVNGQRRQTGSTKTMIFSMAKCVSYVSQFMTLLPGDIITTGTPPGVGLGMKPPTFLNVGDVVTLGIEGLGEQRQEIIAA from the coding sequence ATGAAGCTTGTTCGTTATGGCGAGAAGGGTGCGGAAAAGCCCGGCCTGATCGACAAATCCGGCCAGTTGCGCGATCTGTCGGCGCATGTGAAGGACCTCACGGGCGAAGCCTATTCGCCTGATACCCTGAAGAAGCTGGCCGCCATCGATCCCGCCTCGCTGCCCGCAATCTCCGGCAAGCCGCGCTTCGGCGCTCCGGTCACCGGTATCTCGAAGTTCGTCGCCATCGGCCTCAATTACAGCGACCACGCCAAGGAGACGGGCGCTGCGATCCCGACCGAGCCGATCATCTTCATGAAGGCCAACACCTCGCTGTCCGGGCCGAACGACGCGGTCGAGAAGCCGCGCGGCTCGACCAAGCTCGACTGGGAGGTCGAGATCGCCGCGATCATCGGCACCCGCGCCAAATATGTCTCGGAAGCCGACGCGCTGAACTACGTCGCCGGCTATTGCGTCTGCAACGACGTCTCCGAGCGCAACTTCCAGACCGAGCGCCTTGGCCAGTGGACCAAGGGCAAGTCGCACGACACGTTCGGCCCGCTTGGGCCGTGGCTCGCCACCAAGGACGAGATCAAGGACGTGCAGGACCTCTCGATGTGGCTCGACGTCAACGGCCAGCGCCGGCAGACCGGCTCGACCAAGACCATGATCTTCTCGATGGCCAAGTGCGTCTCCTACGTCTCGCAGTTCATGACGCTGCTGCCGGGCGACATCATCACCACAGGCACCCCGCCCGGCGTCGGCCTCGGCATGAAGCCGCCGACCTTCCTCAATGTCGGCGATGTCGTCACGCTCGGCATCGAAGGCCTCGGCGAGCAGCGCCAGGAGATTATCGCGGCGTAA
- a CDS encoding glutathione S-transferase family protein yields the protein MKLTFSPASPFARKVRIAAIELGLIDKIELVPATVAPGTANEDYSKITPLKKLPVLITNDGDVILDSYVIVEYLNELAGGSLVPDYGPRRWKAKTNHSLINGMLDSMLLCRYEKMVRPQGLQWQAWSDDHWNRAWTGMARFENMPEVLNGPFDISQIGLVCVLGYADFRFADCGWRKAYPKLDAFHQKMLERPSVKISVPPAA from the coding sequence ATGAAACTCACCTTCTCCCCCGCCTCGCCTTTTGCCCGCAAGGTGCGCATCGCCGCGATCGAGCTCGGACTGATCGACAAGATCGAGCTCGTGCCCGCAACCGTCGCGCCTGGCACGGCCAACGAGGACTATTCGAAGATCACGCCGCTGAAGAAGCTGCCGGTGCTGATCACCAATGACGGCGACGTCATTTTGGATTCCTACGTCATCGTCGAATATCTCAACGAGCTCGCCGGCGGCAGCCTGGTGCCGGATTACGGCCCGCGGCGCTGGAAGGCCAAGACCAACCACTCGCTGATCAACGGCATGCTCGATTCCATGCTGCTGTGCCGCTACGAGAAGATGGTGCGGCCGCAGGGCCTGCAATGGCAGGCCTGGTCGGACGACCACTGGAACAGGGCCTGGACCGGCATGGCGCGCTTCGAGAACATGCCGGAGGTGCTGAACGGCCCGTTCGACATCTCGCAGATCGGCCTCGTCTGCGTGCTCGGCTATGCCGACTTCCGTTTCGCCGATTGCGGCTGGCGCAAGGCCTATCCGAAGCTCGACGCCTTCCATCAGAAGATGCTGGAGCGGCCCTCGGTCAAGATCTCGGTGCCTCCAGCCGCATAA
- a CDS encoding MBL fold metallo-hydrolase → MSLKFSVGDLTIHRVIEQETSFVPALEMLPGLTPEVLAENRAWMREAKALDEQDVLLLCFQSYVVKTPHHTILIDSCIGNDKPRPQRPKWNMKTDDTYLTGLKAAGFSVDDIDFVMCTHLHVDHVGWNTRLENGRWVPTFPKARYLFAKQEFDHWFAQNAKAEVPPFADSVLPVVEAKRHELVGNDHQIGDHVRILPTPGHTPGHIAITMGRGKDDAVFSGDLMHSPLQTLYPELSIKFDVDPAAAARTRRSFLERYCDTDTLCCTAHFPSPSVGKIKRKGNAFLCAAV, encoded by the coding sequence ATGAGCCTCAAGTTCTCGGTCGGCGATCTCACCATCCATCGCGTCATCGAGCAGGAAACCTCGTTCGTCCCGGCGCTGGAGATGCTGCCGGGACTGACACCGGAAGTGCTGGCCGAGAATCGGGCCTGGATGCGTGAGGCAAAGGCGCTGGACGAGCAGGACGTGCTGCTGCTGTGCTTCCAGTCTTACGTGGTGAAGACGCCGCACCACACCATTTTGATCGACAGCTGCATCGGCAACGACAAGCCGCGGCCGCAGCGGCCGAAATGGAACATGAAGACCGACGACACCTATTTAACCGGCCTCAAGGCCGCAGGGTTCTCGGTCGATGACATCGACTTCGTGATGTGCACGCATTTGCATGTCGACCATGTCGGCTGGAACACGCGGCTGGAAAACGGCCGCTGGGTGCCGACCTTCCCCAAGGCGCGTTATCTGTTCGCCAAGCAGGAGTTCGATCACTGGTTTGCGCAGAACGCGAAGGCGGAGGTGCCGCCGTTCGCGGACAGCGTGCTGCCGGTGGTTGAGGCCAAGCGTCATGAGCTCGTCGGCAACGATCACCAGATTGGCGACCACGTCCGCATCCTGCCGACCCCCGGCCACACGCCGGGCCATATCGCCATCACGATGGGCCGTGGCAAGGACGATGCGGTGTTCTCCGGCGATCTCATGCATTCGCCGCTTCAGACGCTCTATCCGGAGCTGTCGATCAAGTTCGACGTCGATCCGGCCGCGGCAGCGAGAACCCGCCGCAGTTTTCTCGAGCGCTATTGCGACACCGACACGCTGTGCTGCACCGCGCATTTCCCCTCGCCGTCGGTCGGGAAGATCAAGCGCAAGGGCAACGCATTCCTCTGCGCGGCGGTGTAG
- a CDS encoding alpha/beta hydrolase, which produces MTDLPEVPLPADIRSRYVDGINGLRMHVLEAGFETKGRPCILLLHGFPELAFSWRKVMPALAAAGYHVIAPDQRGYGRTTGWSADYDGDLTPFSLLNMVRDALALVSAFGYRQVDLAGHDFGSPVAAWCALIRPDVFRSLTLMSAPFGGAPALPFDTVDRPSKPAVEDPVHRELAALPRPRKHYQWYYSTRQANADMQQAPQGLHDFLRAYYHHKSADWTDNKPYPLKSWSAGELAKLPTYYVMDLNETMADTVAKEMPSPAAIVANQWLPDSDLAYYAAEYGRTGFQGGLQWYRYGTSGMLNNEMQLFAGRSIDVPSCFISGKQDWGTYQRPGAFAAMQGRGCTKMLGCHLVDGAGHWVQQEQPAEVSRLLLAFLARARTG; this is translated from the coding sequence ATGACCGATCTCCCCGAAGTCCCCCTGCCCGCCGACATTCGCTCGCGCTATGTCGACGGCATCAACGGCTTGCGGATGCATGTGCTGGAGGCGGGCTTCGAGACCAAGGGGCGCCCGTGCATCCTCCTGCTGCACGGCTTTCCCGAGCTCGCCTTCTCCTGGCGCAAGGTGATGCCGGCACTCGCCGCCGCCGGCTATCACGTGATCGCGCCGGACCAGCGCGGCTATGGCCGTACGACGGGATGGAGCGCGGACTACGACGGCGATCTCACACCCTTCTCACTCTTAAACATGGTGCGCGATGCGCTCGCCCTGGTGTCGGCGTTCGGCTACAGGCAGGTCGATCTGGCTGGGCATGATTTCGGTAGCCCGGTCGCGGCCTGGTGCGCACTGATCCGGCCCGACGTGTTTCGTTCGCTGACGCTGATGAGCGCGCCATTCGGCGGCGCGCCGGCGTTGCCGTTCGACACGGTCGACCGTCCGTCGAAGCCCGCGGTGGAAGATCCCGTTCATCGCGAGCTCGCCGCGCTGCCGCGTCCGCGAAAGCACTATCAATGGTACTATTCGACACGTCAGGCCAATGCCGACATGCAGCAGGCCCCGCAGGGCCTGCATGATTTCCTGCGCGCCTATTATCATCACAAGAGCGCCGACTGGACCGACAACAAGCCTTATCCGCTGAAGTCATGGTCCGCAGGCGAGCTGGCAAAACTGCCGACCTACTACGTGATGGACCTGAATGAGACCATGGCCGATACGGTCGCCAAGGAGATGCCCTCGCCCGCTGCGATCGTCGCCAATCAATGGCTGCCGGACAGCGATCTCGCCTATTACGCCGCCGAATATGGCCGCACCGGATTCCAGGGCGGGCTGCAATGGTATCGCTACGGCACGTCGGGCATGCTCAACAACGAGATGCAATTGTTCGCCGGACGGAGCATCGACGTGCCCTCCTGCTTCATCTCGGGCAAGCAGGATTGGGGCACCTATCAACGCCCAGGCGCGTTCGCAGCAATGCAGGGACGCGGCTGCACGAAGATGCTCGGATGCCATCTCGTCGACGGCGCCGGTCATTGGGTGCAGCAGGAACAGCCGGCCGAGGTGAGCCGGTTGCTGCTGGCGTTTCTCGCCAGGGCTCGCACCGGCTGA
- the mbfA gene encoding iron exporter MbfA: MKSFSELTEREVLAVAISSEEEDSRIYMTFAEDLRERYPDTARIFEQMAEEERGHRHRLLQLYEERFGAHLPPIRREDVKGFLRRRPIWLTKNLPLDTIRKEVETMELEAERFYARAAEQAEDVGVRRLLGDLAEEEKHHEHRATELTDEILKPDVRAEEDRTRRRMFVLQYVQPGLAGLMDGSVSTLAPLFAAAFATHQNWQTFLVGLAASIGAGISMGFAEALSDDGSLTGRGSPWLRGLTCGAMTTLGGLGHTAPYLVPDTWPNAFWIATAIACVVVFFELWAIAFIRSRYMDTPFLQAAFQIVLGGAIVLAVGIVIGAA; encoded by the coding sequence GTGAAGAGTTTTTCCGAGCTGACCGAGCGCGAGGTGCTTGCGGTCGCGATCTCCTCCGAGGAGGAGGACAGCCGCATCTACATGACCTTCGCCGAAGATCTGCGGGAGCGTTATCCGGACACAGCCAGGATTTTCGAGCAGATGGCCGAGGAGGAGCGCGGCCATCGGCATCGCCTCCTCCAGCTTTATGAGGAGCGTTTTGGCGCGCATCTGCCGCCGATCCGCCGCGAGGATGTCAAAGGCTTCCTGCGCCGGCGCCCGATCTGGCTGACCAAGAACCTGCCGCTCGACACCATCCGGAAAGAGGTCGAGACCATGGAGCTCGAGGCCGAGCGCTTCTACGCGCGCGCCGCCGAGCAGGCCGAGGATGTCGGCGTGCGCCGCCTGCTCGGCGATCTCGCCGAGGAAGAGAAGCATCACGAGCACCGCGCCACAGAGCTTACTGACGAGATCCTGAAGCCGGACGTGCGCGCCGAGGAAGACCGCACGCGGCGCCGGATGTTCGTGCTGCAATATGTGCAGCCCGGCCTCGCCGGCCTGATGGACGGATCGGTCTCGACGCTGGCGCCGCTGTTCGCCGCCGCCTTCGCCACGCACCAGAACTGGCAGACCTTCCTGGTGGGCCTTGCCGCCTCGATCGGCGCCGGCATCAGCATGGGCTTTGCGGAGGCGCTGTCCGACGATGGTTCGCTCACCGGGCGCGGCTCGCCCTGGCTGCGCGGCCTCACCTGCGGTGCGATGACCACGCTCGGCGGTCTCGGTCACACCGCGCCTTATCTGGTACCCGACACCTGGCCCAACGCATTCTGGATCGCGACCGCAATCGCCTGCGTCGTCGTGTTCTTCGAGTTGTGGGCGATCGCCTTCATCCGCTCTCGCTACATGGACACGCCGTTCCTCCAGGCCGCGTTCCAGATCGTGCTCGGCGGCGCCATCGTGCTGGCGGTGGGGATCGTGATCGGGGCGGCGTAA
- a CDS encoding amidase yields MAKSQWSFKSAVELSTALTAKKVSAVELTQDAIDRIERHDGKINAVCVRDFDRALVAAREADAALARGERKLLLGLPLTIKESFNIAGLPTTWGFVPQKNFKPAEDALPVARIKQAGGVILGKTNVPVGLGDWQSYNDIYGTTNNPYDLGRTPGGSSGGSSAALAAGYCALATGSDIGGSLRVPAFHCGIFAHKPTINLCAARGETPPPFPAIPREGDLAVIGPMARTAADLSLLLDVMAGPDPLEGGIAYKLDLPAARHQSLRDFRILVIDSHPLLPTDRDVRGAIDKLAAGLSKAGVTVARESPLLPDFAETSRLYMRMLLGFLGAFFPPEELADVQARASQLSPEDRSLNAERLRGATASHRAWVLDAGARAGLRAQWRALFKSFDAVICPIMPTAAFPHDHSPEQRLRTIGIDGKDYPYSDQLAWPGIATLPGLPATAVPLGLSKDGLPVGAQIVGPFLEDRTPLRLAELIEREFGGFVPPPMFDD; encoded by the coding sequence GTGGCCAAATCGCAATGGAGTTTCAAGAGCGCCGTCGAGCTGTCGACTGCGTTGACGGCAAAGAAAGTTTCCGCTGTCGAGCTCACCCAGGACGCGATCGACCGCATCGAACGGCACGACGGCAAGATCAACGCGGTCTGCGTGCGCGATTTCGATCGCGCGCTCGTTGCGGCGCGCGAGGCGGATGCCGCACTGGCGCGCGGCGAGCGCAAGCTGCTGCTCGGCCTGCCCTTGACGATCAAGGAATCCTTCAACATCGCCGGCCTTCCGACGACCTGGGGATTCGTCCCGCAGAAGAACTTCAAGCCTGCCGAAGACGCGTTGCCGGTGGCGCGCATCAAGCAGGCCGGCGGCGTGATCCTCGGCAAGACCAACGTCCCGGTCGGCCTCGGCGACTGGCAGAGCTACAACGACATCTACGGCACCACGAACAACCCGTATGACCTCGGCCGCACGCCGGGGGGATCGTCCGGGGGATCGTCGGCGGCCCTCGCCGCGGGCTATTGCGCGCTCGCCACCGGCTCCGACATCGGCGGTTCGCTGCGCGTGCCGGCGTTTCATTGCGGCATCTTCGCCCACAAGCCGACCATCAATCTCTGCGCGGCGCGCGGCGAGACGCCGCCGCCATTTCCCGCCATTCCGCGCGAGGGCGATCTCGCCGTCATCGGTCCGATGGCGCGCACGGCGGCGGATCTGTCCCTGCTGCTCGACGTCATGGCCGGACCGGATCCGCTGGAAGGCGGCATCGCCTACAAGCTCGATCTGCCTGCGGCACGGCATCAGTCGCTGCGCGATTTTCGCATCCTGGTGATCGACAGCCATCCGCTGCTGCCGACCGACAGGGACGTGCGCGGCGCGATCGACAAGCTCGCGGCGGGTCTTTCGAAGGCCGGCGTTACGGTTGCGCGCGAGAGCCCGCTGCTGCCGGACTTCGCGGAGACGTCACGGCTGTACATGCGCATGCTGCTGGGCTTCCTCGGCGCGTTCTTCCCGCCGGAGGAGCTTGCGGATGTGCAGGCGCGGGCGAGCCAGCTCTCGCCGGAGGACCGGAGCCTCAATGCGGAGCGACTGCGCGGCGCCACCGCAAGCCACCGTGCCTGGGTGCTCGACGCCGGCGCCCGTGCCGGCCTGCGCGCGCAATGGCGCGCACTATTCAAGAGTTTCGATGCGGTGATCTGCCCGATCATGCCGACGGCGGCGTTTCCGCATGATCACTCGCCGGAGCAGCGCCTGCGAACGATCGGCATCGACGGCAAGGACTACCCCTATTCCGACCAGCTCGCCTGGCCGGGCATCGCGACGCTTCCCGGCCTGCCGGCAACAGCCGTTCCGCTCGGCCTGTCGAAGGACGGGCTGCCGGTTGGCGCGCAGATCGTCGGTCCCTTCCTCGAGGACCGCACGCCCTTGAGGCTCGCCGAGCTGATCGAGCGCGAGTTCGGCGGATTCGTGCCGCCGCCTATGTTTGACGATTAA
- a CDS encoding nuclear transport factor 2 family protein — MSDDLERLTALNRDYVASVQNCDVKRFDEILAPEFYCSNPDKTLVDRAAFLEQTARPIAIRNLHAHDVIIRIMGEFAIIHATTSYTTADGQQATGRYTDCWAKKNGKWLAVSAHVSR, encoded by the coding sequence ATGAGCGACGACCTCGAACGGCTCACCGCGCTCAACCGCGACTATGTCGCCTCCGTGCAGAACTGCGACGTCAAGCGCTTCGACGAGATCCTCGCCCCGGAGTTCTACTGCTCCAATCCCGACAAGACGCTGGTCGACCGCGCGGCGTTCCTGGAGCAGACGGCGCGGCCGATCGCGATCCGCAATTTGCATGCGCACGACGTCATCATCCGCATCATGGGCGAGTTCGCCATCATCCACGCCACCACGAGCTATACGACGGCCGATGGACAGCAAGCGACGGGGCGTTACACCGATTGCTGGGCGAAGAAGAACGGCAAGTGGCTGGCAGTATCCGCGCACGTGTCGCGGTGA